One genomic region from Cyanobium usitatum str. Tous encodes:
- the murB gene encoding UDP-N-acetylmuramate dehydrogenase, with translation MLAAPSCHPALRQGVGLQPFTTWKVGGPAEWFAEPGESDELVSLAAWARAQGLALRCIGAGSNLLIADSGLPGLTICNRRLQGSRLDAASGLVEAEAGEPIPTLARKAARLGLSGLEWAVGIPGTVGGAVVMNAGAQGGCTAEWLHSVRLLDPANPAKPFELKARELDFAYRHSRLQAEAWIVLAATFQLEAGHDPAAITSRTSANLHSRTSTQPYQQPSCGSVFRNPEPQKAGQLIEALGLKGLQIGDAQVSPIHANFIVNIGQASASDIDALIAEVQCRVLASHGLSLHPEVKRLGFGPEP, from the coding sequence ATGCTTGCGGCCCCCAGCTGCCACCCCGCCCTACGCCAAGGGGTAGGGCTTCAGCCCTTCACCACCTGGAAGGTGGGAGGTCCAGCAGAGTGGTTTGCCGAGCCTGGAGAGAGCGATGAACTGGTTTCTCTGGCGGCCTGGGCCCGGGCCCAGGGCCTGGCCTTGCGCTGCATCGGCGCAGGCTCAAACCTGCTGATCGCCGATAGCGGCCTGCCCGGCCTCACCATCTGCAACAGGCGGCTGCAGGGGAGCCGGCTCGACGCTGCCAGCGGCTTGGTGGAAGCGGAAGCCGGAGAACCTATCCCCACCCTGGCCCGTAAAGCAGCCCGGCTTGGCCTGAGCGGGCTGGAGTGGGCCGTGGGCATCCCAGGCACCGTTGGGGGCGCGGTGGTGATGAATGCGGGCGCTCAGGGCGGCTGCACGGCCGAATGGTTGCACTCGGTGCGGCTGCTGGACCCGGCCAATCCCGCAAAGCCCTTCGAGCTGAAAGCCCGGGAACTGGACTTCGCCTATCGCCACAGCCGCCTCCAGGCGGAGGCCTGGATCGTGCTAGCAGCCACCTTCCAGCTGGAGGCCGGCCACGACCCCGCAGCCATCACCTCGCGCACCAGTGCCAATCTGCACAGCCGCACCAGCACCCAGCCCTACCAACAACCCAGCTGCGGCAGTGTTTTTCGCAACCCAGAACCACAAAAAGCAGGGCAGCTGATCGAAGCTCTAGGACTGAAAGGTCTGCAGATCGGTGATGCCCAAGTCTCGCCAATCCACGCCAATTTCATCGTCAACATTGGCCAGGCCAGCGCCAGCGACATCGATGCCTTAATCGCTGAAGTGCAATGCCGGGTGCTGGCCAGCCATGGCCTGAGCCTCCACCCTGAGGTAAAGCGGCTGGGCTTCGGGCCTGAGCCCTAG
- a CDS encoding YbaB/EbfC family nucleoid-associated protein yields MAGFGLPNFGQLTEAFKKAQELQQNAQKLQEELDAMELEGRSADGRASIWLTGNQQPLRVQLAPELIAEGAAASEAAVLEALQAAYELSTGTMKGRMEELTGGLNLNLPGLGG; encoded by the coding sequence ATGGCTGGCTTCGGACTCCCCAACTTCGGTCAGCTCACCGAGGCCTTTAAGAAGGCCCAGGAGCTGCAGCAAAACGCCCAGAAGCTCCAGGAAGAACTCGATGCAATGGAGCTGGAGGGCCGCAGCGCCGACGGCCGGGCCAGCATCTGGCTCACGGGCAACCAGCAACCGCTGCGAGTGCAGCTGGCCCCCGAACTGATCGCCGAAGGGGCTGCCGCCAGCGAGGCCGCCGTGCTGGAAGCATTGCAAGCCGCCTACGAGCTATCCACCGGCACGATGAAAGGCCGCATGGAAGAGCTCACCGGAGGCCTAAATCTCAATCTTCCGGGTCTGGGCGGCTGA
- the rsgA gene encoding ribosome small subunit-dependent GTPase A, with the protein MGVEPGRLRLAGQVVALLANYCWVELDQVGPTGLSRLLCTRRTRLGKSGQTIAVGDRVWVDGIDWPAGRAAVAALEPRQSLLERPAVANVALVVVVVALAEPELDLLQLTRFLLTAEATERPVQLVFSKADLVSPDEVVSWCKRAADWGYDALAVSTSSGAGMEPLLQRLAQPGIAVLCGPSGVGKSSVLNGLCPELGLRVAAVSGRLQRGRHTTRHVELFPLAPGALLADTPGFNRPRLPSDPFALGPLFPEIRKRLGLGCCRFSNCLHQGDPGCAVGCDWERYPLYAQCLSDLLLEGERTGRVADSPEGSGQRRRGQGLEPRLAPGLRQLSRRRQRQQLLDGEEDGQAGTGKATDFSRPDPED; encoded by the coding sequence ATGGGGGTTGAGCCTGGGCGATTGCGCTTAGCGGGGCAGGTGGTGGCCCTGCTGGCCAATTACTGCTGGGTGGAACTGGATCAGGTAGGGCCTACCGGCTTGAGTCGACTTTTGTGCACCCGGCGCACCCGCCTTGGTAAGAGCGGCCAAACAATTGCGGTGGGGGATCGTGTCTGGGTAGATGGCATTGACTGGCCTGCTGGCCGGGCGGCTGTGGCGGCCCTGGAGCCGCGTCAGAGCCTGCTGGAGCGGCCCGCCGTGGCCAATGTGGCCCTCGTGGTCGTGGTGGTGGCGCTGGCGGAGCCAGAGCTGGACCTGCTCCAGCTCACACGCTTTTTGTTGACGGCCGAGGCGACTGAGCGGCCGGTGCAGTTGGTGTTCTCCAAGGCGGATCTGGTTTCGCCTGACGAGGTGGTTAGTTGGTGCAAGAGAGCTGCTGACTGGGGTTACGACGCCCTGGCGGTATCTACCAGCAGTGGCGCAGGTATGGAGCCTTTGCTGCAGCGGCTGGCCCAGCCAGGCATCGCCGTGCTTTGTGGACCTTCCGGGGTGGGTAAAAGCAGTGTGCTTAATGGTCTGTGCCCCGAGCTGGGCCTGCGGGTGGCGGCGGTGTCAGGGCGGCTGCAGCGGGGCCGCCACACCACTCGCCATGTGGAGCTTTTCCCCTTGGCACCCGGAGCCCTGCTGGCCGACACGCCTGGCTTCAATAGGCCGCGGCTGCCTTCCGACCCCTTTGCCCTAGGCCCCCTGTTCCCGGAGATTCGGAAACGCCTTGGCTTGGGCTGTTGCCGCTTCAGCAATTGCCTGCACCAGGGCGATCCCGGCTGCGCCGTTGGCTGCGACTGGGAGCGTTACCCCCTTTATGCCCAGTGCCTGAGCGACCTGCTGCTGGAAGGCGAGCGAACGGGCCGGGTTGCGGACTCCCCTGAGGGGTCGGGGCAGCGCCGCCGCGGCCAGGGCCTTGAGCCGCGCCTGGCGCCCGGATTGCGGCAGCTCTCCCGGCGTCGCCAGCGTCAGCAGCTGCTGGATGGGGAAGAGGACGGCCAGGCTGGCACCGGAAAAGCGACGGATTTCAGCCGCCCAGACCCGGAAGATTGA
- a CDS encoding sulfurtransferase TusA family protein yields the protein MSSGWADGNPDAQLDLRGIACPLNFIRTKLALERLLPGQILQVDLDRGEPQQQVTQGLESSGHGVICCEHPEQQGAVRLLVRCYGG from the coding sequence TTGAGCTCCGGGTGGGCAGACGGCAACCCAGATGCCCAGCTTGATCTACGCGGCATTGCCTGTCCGCTCAACTTCATTCGCACCAAGCTGGCCCTGGAGCGTTTGCTTCCTGGCCAGATCCTGCAGGTGGATTTAGATCGGGGAGAGCCCCAGCAGCAGGTGACCCAGGGGCTGGAGAGCTCCGGTCATGGAGTTATCTGCTGCGAACACCCGGAGCAACAAGGGGCCGTGCGGCTGCTGGTTCGTTGTTATGGGGGTTGA
- the dnaJ gene encoding molecular chaperone DnaJ, whose protein sequence is MADYYDLLGTARDADPDTLKRAYRRMARQYHPDVNKDPGAEDKFKEIGRAYEVLSDPQTRARYDQFGEAGLGGGGAPDMGDMGGFADLFETFFSGFGGAGAGAGPRRRGPRQGDDLRLDLSINFQEAVFGIEKEVQIRHLETCSTCQGSGAKAGSGPTSCGTCGGAGQVRRATRTPFGSFTQVAACPTCEGSGQVIADPCGACGGQGLQQVRKKLRINIPAGVDSGTRLRVANEGNAGQRGGPAGDLYVFLSVQSAAGLRRDGIHIHSEVTLNYLQAILGDTIEVDTVDGQESLEIPAGTQPGAVLTLQSKGVPKLGNPVARGNHLVSIKVQLPTKLNAEERELLEQLAGHHTNKGHKHPHKSGLFGGLFG, encoded by the coding sequence ATGGCCGACTACTACGACCTGCTCGGCACTGCCCGCGACGCCGATCCAGACACTTTGAAGCGGGCCTACCGGCGGATGGCCCGTCAGTACCACCCGGATGTCAACAAAGATCCTGGGGCTGAAGACAAATTCAAGGAGATCGGCCGGGCCTACGAGGTGCTCAGCGATCCCCAAACCCGCGCCCGTTACGACCAGTTCGGTGAGGCGGGATTAGGCGGTGGCGGCGCCCCTGATATGGGCGACATGGGCGGCTTTGCCGACCTGTTTGAGACCTTTTTCAGTGGCTTTGGCGGGGCGGGTGCTGGCGCAGGACCGCGGCGGCGTGGTCCCCGTCAAGGCGATGACCTGCGCCTCGACCTCAGCATCAACTTCCAAGAGGCGGTGTTTGGTATCGAGAAGGAGGTGCAGATTCGCCATCTCGAAACCTGCAGCACCTGCCAGGGGTCTGGTGCTAAGGCGGGCAGTGGACCCACAAGCTGCGGAACCTGTGGCGGCGCTGGCCAAGTGCGTCGGGCCACCCGCACCCCATTCGGCAGCTTTACCCAGGTGGCTGCTTGTCCCACCTGTGAGGGTAGCGGCCAAGTGATTGCCGACCCCTGCGGCGCTTGCGGTGGCCAGGGTCTGCAGCAGGTGCGTAAAAAGCTGCGGATCAACATCCCAGCTGGGGTTGATTCCGGTACCCGGCTGCGGGTGGCAAATGAGGGCAATGCCGGCCAGCGGGGCGGTCCCGCCGGCGATCTCTATGTGTTCCTGAGTGTTCAATCGGCTGCCGGCTTGCGCCGCGACGGCATCCACATTCACTCTGAGGTGACGCTCAATTACCTCCAGGCCATTTTGGGCGACACCATCGAGGTAGACACGGTGGACGGCCAGGAGTCGTTGGAGATTCCAGCCGGTACCCAGCCCGGAGCGGTGCTCACCCTGCAGAGCAAGGGGGTGCCCAAGCTGGGCAATCCGGTGGCCCGAGGCAACCACTTGGTCAGCATCAAGGTGCAGCTGCCCACCAAGCTCAATGCTGAAGAGCGGGAGTTGCTGGAGCAATTGGCGGGCCACCACACCAACAAGGGCCACAAGCATCCCCATAAGAGCGGCTTGTTTGGGGGCCTCTTCGGTTGA
- the grpE gene encoding nucleotide exchange factor GrpE, translated as MSGDTSMSGDSNLGAGAPQAADPSEIPATPEMEAGQEAGSHQISDQGSDLAGQLVALKAEHEALNGQYMRLAADFDNFRKRQSRDSEDLRLQITCSTLGEILPVVDNFDRARQQLNPQHEEAQALHRSYQGLYKQLVDVFKQLGVSPMRVEGEPFDPSLHEAVLREPSEAHAEDVVIEELQRGYHLNGRVLRHALVKVSMGPGSGAVPAGPQAAENGQAEEQDG; from the coding sequence ATGAGCGGTGACACCTCGATGAGCGGTGACAGCAACCTGGGAGCTGGGGCCCCCCAGGCAGCTGATCCCAGCGAGATTCCGGCTACTCCGGAGATGGAGGCTGGACAGGAGGCCGGCTCTCACCAGATTTCTGATCAGGGTTCCGATCTGGCTGGCCAGCTGGTGGCACTCAAGGCAGAGCATGAGGCCCTCAACGGCCAATACATGCGTCTGGCTGCCGACTTCGACAACTTCCGCAAGCGCCAGAGCCGCGACAGCGAAGACCTGCGCCTACAGATCACCTGCTCCACCTTGGGTGAGATTTTGCCGGTGGTCGATAACTTCGACCGGGCAAGGCAGCAGCTGAATCCCCAGCATGAGGAAGCCCAGGCGCTGCATCGCAGCTATCAGGGCCTGTACAAGCAGCTAGTGGATGTGTTCAAGCAGCTGGGGGTTTCACCGATGCGGGTAGAGGGTGAACCCTTCGATCCCAGCTTGCATGAGGCGGTCTTGCGTGAACCCAGCGAGGCCCATGCCGAAGATGTGGTGATCGAGGAGTTGCAGCGCGGCTACCACCTAAACGGTCGGGTGCTGCGCCACGCCCTAGTCAAGGTGTCGATGGGGCCTGGTTCCGGCGCCGTCCCCGCTGGCCCCCAAGCAGCTGAGAATGGCCAGGCTGAGGAGCAGGACGGCTGA
- a CDS encoding GspE/PulE family protein — protein MTLIPSRPVPEASSEEQQRLEVELLVGEPVLQATELQALGQDLLFTGKGLPEARWREFGALPLQESKGRLVVAVPSHWGPQQRQNLIEELQRAGFNAELKLALATNLTSALSAKAPTPATAASKPGQPRPPASFTPPRSLTKDLGIPGTSEGQLQEVADVEDLEGTAAAANSSANASPIISLVDRILIEALTLGASDIHVEPQENTLEIRFRLDGVLQKHFEDLPKSLTPAVTSRIKIMADLDIAERRLPQDGRIRRMFRGRKMDFRVSTLPSRNGEKICLRLLDSGATQLGLETLITDADARKTLRELGSKPYGMILVTGPTGSGKSTTLYALLAERNDPGINISTVEDPIEYTLHGITQTQVNREKGLDFSMALRAFMRQDPDVLLVGETRDLETAKTAIEAALTGHLVMTTLHCNDAASAIARLDEMGVEPFMVSASLLGIVSQRLLRRVCSACRISYTPNPEELARFGLLSSHETTVTFFKANTQNRNQEGCCPACNGAGYKGRIGVYEILRMTDTLAAAVAKREPTDVLRRMALENGMKTLLGYGLQLVREGHTTLAEVERMLLTDSGLEAERRSKSLSTLTCSNCGAGLHDDWLECPYCLTSR, from the coding sequence ATGACCCTCATCCCTTCCCGCCCCGTCCCTGAAGCCAGCAGCGAAGAGCAGCAGCGTCTGGAGGTGGAGCTACTGGTTGGTGAACCGGTGCTGCAAGCCACCGAGTTGCAGGCCCTTGGTCAAGACTTACTTTTTACGGGCAAAGGGCTGCCAGAGGCCCGCTGGCGCGAATTTGGCGCCTTGCCCCTTCAAGAAAGCAAAGGGAGATTGGTAGTTGCCGTACCTAGCCACTGGGGGCCCCAGCAGCGCCAGAACTTAATTGAGGAATTGCAACGTGCCGGCTTCAACGCGGAGCTGAAGTTGGCGTTGGCGACAAATCTCACATCTGCGCTCTCGGCAAAAGCACCAACTCCCGCTACCGCAGCCTCCAAGCCAGGCCAACCGCGACCACCTGCAAGCTTTACCCCCCCCCGCTCCCTAACCAAAGACCTAGGAATCCCTGGAACCTCCGAAGGGCAGCTGCAGGAGGTTGCCGATGTCGAAGATCTGGAGGGCACTGCTGCTGCTGCCAACAGCAGTGCCAATGCGTCACCAATCATCAGCCTGGTGGACAGAATCCTGATCGAGGCCCTCACCCTGGGGGCCAGTGATATTCACGTGGAACCCCAGGAAAACACCCTGGAAATTCGCTTTCGCCTCGACGGTGTGCTGCAGAAGCACTTCGAGGACCTGCCAAAGAGCCTGACGCCTGCCGTCACATCACGCATCAAAATCATGGCGGATCTGGACATCGCCGAGCGACGATTGCCTCAAGACGGCCGCATCAGGCGCATGTTCCGCGGCCGCAAAATGGATTTTCGGGTAAGCACTTTACCCAGCCGTAATGGTGAAAAGATATGCCTGCGCCTACTTGACAGCGGCGCTACTCAGCTCGGCCTAGAAACCCTAATCACCGATGCGGATGCCAGAAAAACCCTGCGAGAGCTGGGATCTAAACCCTACGGAATGATTCTGGTGACGGGCCCAACCGGCTCGGGCAAGTCAACCACCCTCTACGCCCTACTAGCTGAGCGCAACGATCCAGGTATCAACATTTCCACGGTTGAAGACCCGATCGAATACACCCTGCATGGCATCACCCAAACCCAAGTAAATCGAGAGAAGGGGCTCGATTTCAGTATGGCGCTACGTGCCTTTATGCGACAGGACCCTGACGTTTTGCTGGTGGGAGAAACCCGCGACTTGGAGACCGCCAAAACGGCGATCGAGGCCGCACTTACTGGCCACCTAGTGATGACCACCCTGCACTGCAACGACGCGGCCAGCGCCATCGCCCGCCTCGATGAAATGGGTGTGGAGCCCTTCATGGTGAGCGCATCACTGCTGGGCATCGTGTCCCAACGGCTGCTGCGAAGGGTGTGTTCGGCTTGCCGAATTAGTTACACCCCCAATCCGGAAGAACTGGCCCGTTTTGGTCTGTTGAGTAGCCACGAAACCACGGTGACCTTCTTCAAGGCCAACACCCAGAACCGCAACCAGGAAGGCTGCTGCCCTGCATGCAACGGTGCCGGCTACAAAGGAAGAATCGGTGTCTACGAAATCCTACGGATGACGGATACCTTGGCAGCAGCTGTCGCCAAAAGGGAACCCACAGATGTGCTGCGGCGAATGGCGCTTGAAAACGGCATGAAAACCCTTTTGGGCTACGGGCTGCAGCTAGTGCGCGAAGGTCACACAACCCTGGCCGAGGTCGAACGGATGCTGCTCACTGATTCAGGCCTGGAAGCTGAACGCCGCTCTAAATCACTAAGCACCCTCACCTGCAGCAACTGCGGAGCTGGGCTCCATGACGACTGGCTCGAATGTCCCTACTGTCTAACCAGCCGCTGA
- a CDS encoding type IV pilus twitching motility protein PilT, whose protein sequence is MAVMIEDLMTQLVKDGGSDLHISAGIPPYGRFSGQLRPIHDDSLDEESCNKLIFSMLNNAQRKQLEQTWELDCAYGLKGIARFRVNVYRQRGTYAACLRALSNTVPTLESLGLPPIVEEMSHMPKGLILVTGPTGSGKTTTLAAMIEHINQTRAEHILTIEDPIEFTYRPVKSVIHQRQLNEDTRSFANALKAALREDPDVILVGELRDLDTIQLAITAAETGHLVLGTLHTSSAAQTVDRMVDVFPPSQQNQIRVQLSSSLVAVFAQTLCKRHNPSPGQSGRVMAQEIMINTPATANLIREGKTAQLYSAIQTGGQLSMQTLEKALGDLVLSNQVMMDEALLKTSKPDELIRLVKQLS, encoded by the coding sequence ATGGCCGTGATGATTGAAGACTTGATGACCCAACTTGTGAAGGATGGCGGCAGTGATCTCCATATCAGTGCAGGCATACCTCCCTATGGCAGGTTCAGCGGTCAACTAAGGCCCATACACGATGATTCCCTAGACGAAGAAAGCTGCAATAAACTAATCTTCTCCATGCTAAATAATGCCCAGCGCAAGCAGCTAGAGCAAACCTGGGAATTAGATTGTGCCTATGGCCTTAAAGGGATCGCCCGCTTCAGGGTCAATGTTTATCGCCAGAGGGGTACCTACGCCGCCTGCCTGCGAGCGCTTTCCAACACCGTGCCCACTCTGGAAAGCCTAGGGCTACCGCCGATTGTGGAGGAAATGAGCCACATGCCCAAAGGGCTGATTCTCGTAACAGGCCCCACCGGCTCTGGCAAAACCACAACCCTGGCGGCAATGATCGAGCATATAAATCAAACCCGGGCAGAACATATATTGACCATTGAAGACCCGATTGAATTCACATACAGACCAGTAAAAAGTGTCATCCACCAGCGCCAGCTCAACGAAGACACCCGCAGCTTTGCCAATGCCCTAAAGGCAGCCCTTCGAGAAGATCCCGACGTAATCCTGGTGGGCGAGCTTCGAGACCTCGACACCATCCAGTTAGCAATTACGGCAGCAGAAACCGGTCACCTGGTATTGGGCACCCTGCACACGAGTTCGGCCGCCCAAACCGTGGACCGCATGGTGGATGTTTTCCCCCCCAGCCAACAGAATCAGATTCGGGTGCAGCTAAGCAGCAGCCTTGTGGCCGTTTTTGCCCAAACGCTGTGCAAGCGCCACAATCCAAGCCCCGGCCAATCTGGTCGAGTCATGGCCCAGGAGATAATGATCAATACACCAGCCACCGCAAACCTGATCCGGGAAGGTAAAACCGCCCAGCTTTACTCTGCAATTCAGACAGGTGGTCAACTATCAATGCAAACGCTGGAAAAAGCCCTTGGGGATCTAGTGCTCAGCAACCAAGTCATGATGGATGAAGCCCTTTTGAAAACCTCAAAGCCTGACGAGCTCATACGTTTAGTCAAGCAACTGAGCTGA
- a CDS encoding type II secretion system F family protein yields MPAFVATCINPRGKSFLVDIEATDPAHAKRSLRLRGIRATEIKAKPKTTATGSSAAAQLSEKLKFSKLNELLEAKPGIKDKAVFASKMSALVNAGVPIVRSIDLMASQQKMPLFKRALQSISLEVNQGISLGEALRRWPKVFDKLSIAMVEAGEAGGVLDESLKRLAKLLEDNAKLQNQLKGAMGYPVAVLFIAISVFLGMTIFIIPTFAGIFDGLGAELPWFTQMMVDLSSLLRSTFSLYLVLGLIAGVFLFGKFYATPIGRRRVDALVLKLPLFGELIQKTATAQFSRTFSSLTRAGVPILMSLDIVREITSNSIISDAISNSRQDVLQGIPLSVALGRMNVFPDMSISMLSIGEETGEMDAMLSKVADFYEDEVEATVKALTSMLEPAMIVLVGGIVASILLAMYLPMFSVFDQIK; encoded by the coding sequence ATGCCTGCCTTCGTTGCCACCTGCATCAATCCCCGAGGCAAGTCATTCCTTGTAGATATTGAGGCAACCGATCCCGCCCACGCTAAGCGCAGCTTGAGGCTGCGAGGCATCCGAGCCACCGAAATCAAGGCCAAGCCGAAAACCACGGCGACGGGATCTAGTGCCGCAGCCCAACTAAGTGAAAAACTCAAATTCTCCAAACTCAATGAACTGCTAGAGGCAAAACCTGGCATCAAAGATAAAGCTGTATTTGCCAGCAAGATGTCGGCCCTTGTCAATGCTGGCGTACCAATTGTGCGCAGCATCGACCTAATGGCATCTCAACAAAAGATGCCCCTGTTTAAACGGGCCCTGCAATCGATCAGCCTGGAGGTAAACCAGGGGATCTCCCTAGGCGAAGCCCTACGGCGCTGGCCCAAAGTATTTGACAAGCTCAGCATCGCCATGGTGGAGGCGGGGGAAGCCGGCGGCGTGCTGGATGAATCCCTAAAGAGACTGGCCAAACTGCTTGAGGACAACGCCAAGTTGCAAAACCAGCTCAAAGGGGCCATGGGCTATCCGGTGGCTGTGTTGTTCATCGCCATCTCAGTCTTTCTGGGAATGACAATCTTCATCATTCCCACCTTTGCCGGTATTTTTGATGGCCTAGGCGCCGAACTCCCCTGGTTCACTCAGATGATGGTGGACCTCAGCAGCCTACTGCGCTCAACCTTTTCTCTGTATCTGGTATTAGGACTTATTGCCGGAGTCTTTCTATTTGGCAAGTTTTATGCCACACCAATTGGCAGGCGGCGAGTAGACGCCCTTGTACTCAAGCTCCCCCTGTTTGGCGAATTGATTCAAAAAACAGCAACGGCGCAGTTCTCCCGAACCTTTAGCTCCCTAACGCGAGCGGGGGTGCCAATTTTGATGTCACTTGATATAGTTAGAGAAATCACAAGTAATTCCATTATCTCAGATGCAATTAGCAATAGTCGCCAAGACGTGTTGCAGGGAATTCCGTTAAGTGTTGCGCTTGGACGCATGAACGTATTTCCTGATATGTCTATCAGCATGCTCTCCATCGGCGAGGAAACAGGCGAAATGGACGCCATGCTCTCCAAGGTGGCTGACTTTTATGAAGACGAAGTGGAAGCCACCGTCAAGGCACTCACCTCCATGCTGGAGCCGGCCATGATCGTGCTTGTCGGCGGCATTGTGGCCTCAATCCTGCTGGCTATGTATCTACCGATGTTCTCGGTGTTTGATCAGATCAAATAA
- a CDS encoding BaiN/RdsA family NAD(P)/FAD-dependent oxidoreductase codes for MLPIHAAVVVAGGGAAGFMAAICAAEAGLGDIALLEATNEPLNKVLISGGGRCNVTHACWDPRALVGHYPRGGQALRGPFSRFAPGDAVAWFADHGLELVEEPDGRLFPRSNRAESVAATLRRAALQAGVQLHTGVSLQRAAAAASGGFDLLVRGGGAIRADRLVLATGSHPSGRQLAAALGHGLVAPVPSLFTLALAGDPLLELAGVVMDPVELALHLPQEPQAARAAQPFRQRGPVLITHWGLSGPATLRLTAFAARALKASGYRGELRLDWSGGLSQQDLEGLFAEAKRDQAKRQLANWRPWPALSRRLWLALLQRHGLDPQQRWADLAKRHQQLLVSALRDTRLAITGRGPFGEEFVTAGGIPLGEVNLATMESRQQPGLYLVGELLDVDGVTGGFNFQHCWSSGWLAGQALAESYLI; via the coding sequence ATGCTGCCAATTCATGCTGCCGTTGTCGTGGCCGGTGGCGGTGCCGCCGGCTTCATGGCCGCCATCTGTGCTGCTGAGGCCGGCCTTGGCGATATCGCACTGCTGGAAGCCACCAACGAGCCGTTGAACAAGGTTTTGATCAGTGGTGGTGGGCGCTGCAATGTCACCCATGCCTGCTGGGATCCTCGGGCGTTGGTGGGGCACTATCCCCGGGGCGGCCAAGCCCTGCGGGGTCCCTTTTCCCGCTTTGCTCCCGGCGATGCCGTTGCTTGGTTTGCTGACCATGGCCTCGAACTGGTGGAGGAGCCGGACGGCCGCCTGTTTCCCCGCTCAAACCGTGCCGAATCGGTGGCAGCCACCTTGCGCCGAGCGGCCCTCCAGGCCGGGGTGCAGCTGCACACGGGGGTGAGCCTGCAGCGGGCCGCGGCAGCTGCTTCCGGTGGTTTTGACCTGCTGGTGCGGGGCGGTGGGGCGATCAGAGCCGATCGGTTGGTGCTTGCCACCGGCAGCCATCCCAGCGGCCGCCAGCTGGCGGCGGCCCTAGGCCATGGGCTGGTGGCGCCTGTGCCCTCCCTATTCACCTTGGCCCTGGCTGGCGATCCCCTGCTGGAGCTGGCCGGAGTGGTGATGGATCCGGTGGAGCTGGCTTTGCACCTGCCGCAGGAGCCCCAGGCCGCTCGGGCTGCCCAGCCTTTTCGCCAGCGGGGCCCGGTGCTGATCACCCATTGGGGTCTGTCCGGTCCAGCCACCCTGCGGCTCACGGCTTTTGCGGCCCGCGCCCTCAAGGCCAGTGGCTATCGGGGTGAGCTGCGCCTTGATTGGAGTGGCGGCCTGTCCCAGCAGGATCTTGAGGGCTTGTTTGCCGAGGCCAAGCGAGACCAGGCCAAGCGGCAACTAGCCAACTGGCGCCCCTGGCCCGCCCTTAGCCGGCGCCTATGGCTGGCCCTGTTGCAGCGCCATGGCCTAGACCCTCAGCAGCGCTGGGCTGACCTTGCTAAGCGGCACCAGCAGCTGTTGGTATCGGCCTTGCGTGATACCCGGCTGGCCATTACCGGGCGGGGCCCCTTCGGCGAAGAATTCGTGACAGCAGGGGGCATTCCTCTAGGTGAGGTGAACCTGGCGACGATGGAGAGCCGCCAGCAGCCTGGTCTTTATTTGGTGGGTGAACTTTTGGATGTGGACGGGGTGACGGGGGGGTTCAACTTCCAGCACTGCTGGAGCAGCGGCTGGCTGGCTGGCCAGGCTTTGGCTGAGAGTTATTTGATCTGA